The window GTGATAGAAAAGGACGACCCAAAGCACGAGGCTCCTACAAACAGAGTTTTTGATTCCAATAATGAGGCTTTGCAATTcacaaagaataaaaaatatacgTAACGATGATTATTAGAGCACCAGAATCACTCTTTGTGAAGAGTGACAATGTCTCTGTATCCTACAAAAAGCATATGTTACTGGACAATCTCTCTGAACCTTAGGGGAATCCTGATTCAGTTGCAATCAACTCCTATGGAAGCTGATGAAATCCATGTGCAAGAGGATTCAATCTATCAATAAGCACTTAAATACACACTTGTGAAGCAAATTTAGGATCACGATTTGTCCTAAGATAATTGATCCGTTAGCATAGAGGTAGTCGAGCAACAATCTCTAAACCTTAATTCAATAGCATAGAGAAAATAGTTCAAGAAAAATCATTAATATGTTTGAGCACCCATCTTTTCGTGACTACAAATCCAACTTAGAGATCCAAGCTGAAGTGAGATCAGAAACATATTAATGATTTCCAGAATTCATAAAAACCCATTCACTGTCCAAAGAAAAAGAACTCTAGTAAGTTGACAGTAATAATAAATAGATGGAGTCAAACTGTGAGGTAATTCCATTTTGCACAAGAAAGCAACAATGTACAGAGTGCACAAAAATGGAGATTTCCTCCAAACACATCGTAAGAACACAAGCATTTTGCAAGACACCGTACCAGTCACTGGAAACTGAATACATTCTCACTAGAGAGGAAATTTTGTTATAGCTAttcacaaactcattcaaattatgTTATATCTTCCTGTAAATGTTGACTTTGTCACTGGTACTGCTGCCTCCCAGCATTTTATTAGTAATGGTTGCAGCTCCTTGTCCAACAAATTGAGCTGCATGTGGATCTTCTGCAATTTGCAGTGATGAAACAGCCTGTGCGGCCAAAATTTCTGCAGAAATATCTGGTCCTTGACTTGCCTTGTGAAAATGTGGTGATTGAACATCTTCCGTAAATAATTGAGGAGGCAATGGCAATCCAATCCCCCAACTGTTCCACTTCCATGAAGGATTATATGCGTTGGTTCCCAACCCCCATCCATCAATAGAATAATTTGTGAAGCTTTGATAATCCATGGAAATATCAATATTACTTGAATACTCCCAATGGTTATGCTTACTGGTATTGTTTATCATGAAATGACAGGATTCATCGGCATCTTCCCCTCCTAGGACATGAAGAGCGACTGCTTCAGCAATTGAGGCTCCTTCTTCATCCAGCCTTTTCTGTTCTTCTATCTTCTTCTGTTTCTTCTGCTCTAATTCAGATCGTAGAGCAGCAGAAGTTGCAAGTGCTTTCTCTAAGCGCCTCTTTTTCTTCTCAGCCTGCTTCAGACGATCCAGCTCACCCTTGGCctgcttcttttttcctttcttcatGGCCGCGCTTACCTGACCACATCTTATTTTCTCCATAACTACTTATACCTCTAATATACTGAATTCAGCTTATCTTCAAATGACTAATATGAGAGGAAATTGATTCTGAAACCAACTCCAGACCTAATAATTCATAAACTTCTCTTCTTGTAAGAAAAATGAAAACTACTTAAGCAGTTAATCCTTTAACCCTACGCCCATTCAGGTCTGAAGGAGTATCTAATTTTGCGAAAAATGCAATCCCAAAAGGATACAACAGGAGAAAGCAGGATAGAGAAATGATTAATTTCTAAGGCATTTCTGATGGCTTTTTTCCTTGACTTCTTGCAGCAGAGATGCTCCCCCATATTAATAACACCAAAATAGCAAAGCACCAACCACAAGTCCTATTGTAAGGATCAAAATACTCGATCACACAGATCTGCATAAAAGCCAAACCATGTGTATGTACATCAGTATCTCGACCCAATTGTTTGCTccacatgaaaaatattatatatacataagcAGCAGTTATACATGGTAAAAGAATTGCTGTGACATGATGGGTATAAAACTCTCATCAAAATCCTATCGTGAGAGTGCTCTTAATCAATCAGATACAATAAGGAAACAAATCATCTTATTATTAGAGTATTTGCACCCTACAGCGGGTTCTACACCTCTACTCAATGTTACACCAATTACTTTTTTTCTTGATCTCTATACATAATCCACTAGATGTTTTCCAATGATTTGATATCAAATTTCAGGTCTTTAATCCAATCGGAGTTACTACTATATTCATAGTAACTGTGACCAAAAGTCAAACTCATGTGCATATCAACAACTCTGGCTCTGTTGTGTTAACACAAAAATTAAGGAGTTGATTAAAAGTTCAACTTATATGCGCATCATCATGCTCAACAAGTCTAGAAGCCTTATATGGATGATCGAAGAATCCGACATATAGACAAACATGAAAAATGAATACAGATGGTAATGAGAGTCCTTATATGTTTCAATTACTTGATACATATCATGAAGTGTCTGGTAGGTGTCAACATCTGACATGGACACAACATGCATTTTGAAATTGCTGTGTTTCATAGCTCCAACCCCAAAGGGTACAAGAGCAAGACATTTTGTTAACCAAACATACCACATCATATAGCAAGTGCAGTTTAATGAGAatgaagaaatgacttagaaaattcTGATATCAATCATTACTCTTTAAAAAGAGCAATAACAAGTAGGAGCAAGTATCTTACCAACTAAGTAAACAGTAAGGCCCCCACATCATATAGTGAGTACAGTTTAATGAGAACGAAGTAATAAGAATTCAGATATCAATTGTCACTCTTGAAGCAAAGAAATACTATGCAAGTGCAAGAATCATACCAGCTAAGTATACAGTAAGGTCCCCACAAATTAGCCAACTCAATTAAGTTCTTAAAACAAATTCAGCATCGTAGATATGAGACCTACATACTtcagattcatcatataaaatctaAGTAtcttctctaaaaaaaaaaaaagatgcagcAAACATAATGATGCAACACATGTTTATAACAGGACCTGTAATTCCTAAAGATGGTAAGGTATTTCCATCTCATAATTCAGGATCTCAAGTCCTAACTAGCTAACCGTTAATGCTAACTACAGCTACATCATATGTCTTTAATGAATTCCTCTGTCAGAAAATGCAGGCTGTACTGGAATAGaatacaaattttttataataattaaccaAAAGGAGGAAAAAATGCTGCCATCCTTTTTATGTAATAATTCAGGTATACAAAACTAAAGATCCAGTCAAATACTCCCATATTCCCATCGCCAAACTTCCCAAAATCTCCAACTACTGCAGATCTCATACAGCAGATATTACCCATTTTTTTACATACAACTACCAGAATCACCGCCAATCTCTTCGAATTCAGGAGAAAAAGGAGTCCAAAAGAACCCTAATCCTGTCCGAAGTACCATAACGACACTAGATCAATCATACTTGAAATGAACTCCTTTCCTCACAGGATCCAGACCCCTGATTGAACCCCGCAAAATCAGCTCTAATGCTATTTGGACACCCCAAAAGAACTGAAGATATTCCAAATAAAACGAAGATTAGTGCTATACCTGCCGGAATTAAGCAAAAAAGGGAATCAGATTCTTGAAATCGCATGGAGTGATCATTGCTGAGGGAAGAGCTCTCTCCGTGGGAGTTCCGATCCGAAATCGACCTAATTTTCCGAGAGCGATTAGATTAGGAACTAATCACATGCAATAGACGTGACAAGACCATGAGAAAGCGATATGAAGGGCAGTATCGTCATTTCATCCACGACGACTGGCGACGGGAAACGGATTGTGGACCCGATACGGTGTTCAGTAACTTTCTGCGAGACATGAAAGGTTTGGAGGGGTTACGTTGGGCCCCACAGGTTAGGATTTTATGAAAGACGCGTAGAATGAGTGAACTTACGTGGTATTGATTTTGGGGGATGCGTCTTTAAACTCCGTGAACGGACCCAACGGAACGGTGAACAGAAAACGGAAGCCATGGCGGCggcttaagagagagagagagggagaggaggaggaagaggaagaggaagtggcGGCGCATGTGTACATGTGACCGACAGCGGTCGGAGAAGGCCTACGGCGCCATCGTTCACATCAACCGCTTCTTCAAGGACGGCATCTGCCACAGCGCCATCCAGGTCGCGcgttctttccttcctcttctttaccTACGTGTTCTTTCAGTTGATTTCGATCGACGAGTGCAAAATTTTTAGAATGCGAAACATATTGCATTAGGAAAATTTTCCATTGATTTCTCCGAGGAGGGTTTTGATCCAGTGGGTATTGTTTCATCAGGAGGGATGAAGGGAAGAGAGgtctattttcttatttttattgattCTTGAGTCGGTTCGGCGGGTGGGCATTGGTTGGAGAGGTAGTCCTTTGTGATTAGACACCGTTTACATGGATCATGGTGATTTGGAAGTAGAATGCGAGATAAATTTATgtgttttaatgatgatttccgAGGGACGAAGTTGCTAAATTTTACCATGGAAATTTCACGATAAGAAATTATTTTCATCTTCTATTATCTTGATTGGTAGAGTGGTTATTGTTTTGACTGCAAGGAGGAACAGAAACAGATGGCAAGCTTATGGTAGACATGCCCAGAAAGTTCGCTAATAAGTTGTTCCTATTGGAGTATATTATGGAAAGCCATGCCAATATCAAGAAAGTAATTTTGTTTTGGAATACTTTTGTCGTCGATCATTTCATATCCAACTTGTAATGATAATGAAGAGGAGTCGCTGGGACTTCTTAAGGTGTCATTTACTTAAGGGTTAAGGGTCGCGAAGGAAGTTTATCCGGTGCATCCGACTGTAGTTGAGCTGAAGGCACAAAGGATTCCTAGAGGGATGCCCAAAAAAAGAACAAGATTGATGATGTTATTAAgatagaagaagaaagaaacccTGCCATTAATAAGGATCACCATACTGGTGCTTGCCAACCATGACAACCAGAATTTATAACTTATGACAACCAGAAAGATTGATGATGTTGGcctggtacaatcacaacttatgACAACCAGAGGTTGGTTAGATAAAGGTGCAAGACTCCACAATTGGACCTCAACGGATTTGTACCCAACCTATGAATAAATTATGTTATTTGAAATCCGATTAACTTAATCAGAATTTATATCAATATTGTGATTTGATAATGCGACCAATAAAAGCATTGAATGTGGATCAACCTCAATCCAATTTATTTATGCTTATATGTCATTAGGCAACTATGCGTTCTATCTTAaacaatttttaaataatatacctACAATTAGACATTGTTGGGAGTTGGAACTTGATGCAATGATGGAAATCTAGATGCGAATTAATTATAATGGGAAATTAATGGGTTTTATCTTATTAGGACATTGTCACTTTTAGCTAATCAATCTATTGTTGAATTTGGTCAGCAATGTTTAGGTATTGGATCATATTTGAATTGTTTTGATCCCATCCATTTATAGCTCAAATTGGTACGCTGTGTGATTCATGGGTAAAAGGAAGACCATGCATTCACCTACTAGTTATTTGAGTTTTTTTAATTAAGGACCAATATGATGGATCTTGTTATCAAGATGCATCAATCTGTGTCAACAGATGTTGCAACCACACTAGATTTTCCTCGATGTTTCTGTTTTCTTGTTTATCATCTGTTGACTGTATAACATCTGCTGGCTGAATGTTGTCATCATTTGATTGCTTACACCATGATGGAGCACTTGGTAATCTTTTTAGTGGTGTAAAATTTCTGAACTAGAAAACAATTGTTTGTGTGCCTTTTCTGTTGTTAAATATCCTCTTATTTTTGGGGTTCCAGCTGCAACAAGtgaaaaataagattataaatgcTAGCAGAATATCTTATAATGTTTTCTTAGGTATGGATCAGGTAATGTTGCTGCTCGTACACAGCGAACATGGTATAGAAATCTCTCCAAAAACACAGGCATGAGGCCATCCACCAGCAATTCAAGCCTCCCTGAGAATTCTGAGGATGAATAACCCAAAGATGAACAcatcagcagcagcaacagcagagaAAATTTTCATCCGTGCAACTCAACCTCAAGGAAAAGTGAATTAATTTTATTGTAACATTTCAGAATAATTATGTGGCATTACTTTCCACCTCTGATCATTTACACTAATGGCTCCAGTGAAAAATGGTTCTTCAACAAGGTCATTTACTGAGAAATGTGGTATGGCACTAAGTAGCATGGATGTAATTAGTGCGTTTGAATAGCTGCTTTTGGACTTCACCTGTCCTCTCCTTGGTATAAGCCAACCCCACATGTGATCTTGGACCACTGAAAGTATTGCTAAGGACATCACCATAATTACTAACTGCCAGATTGAAGTTATGATGAGGGTTTTAGGTCATTGATGGTTTCAGAAGCCTAGACTTTCTATTCTATCATCATGCTTATATAGATCATTTAACAGGATCCTGCTAAAATGTGAGCTAGGTTGGTCTATCAAGGAGTAACAGTTCTTTGGTACTGGTTTTCTGGTGGGGAGACATGTCATTAAAAACTCTCAtaatgctgaaaaagatgcataccATTTACTTTCTGCTGATGTTCTCGATTTTGTCTATCATAAGAGGTTATGCTTCACCTGGTTGGTAGAGGAGGTACATTATAGATTGTTTACGAACATATAATGACTTTCTGGTTTCTTCGATTGCGTTGCCAATTGTGAGGTTGTGTTTTCATCAGGTAAGTATGGAGGAAAAACTTTTTTTCTTGTTCCTTTTTTGGAGAAGGTTGTTTCCATGGAAGTTTTATGTGATGTTGGTTATCTTTTTTTAGATTGGATAAGAAATCCATGTCTTCGAGGAACGGCAACAATTGAATACTAACTtgaatgcttttttttttggtcGTCTGTAGTGAAGTCAATTCAACCTCCACTGCTAGCTTGCTAGTGCTTCACAGTTCAGAGGCACTCCAAGATTTAGTTCATGGCACAAAAATTCAGAGAACAAACAGAATGCAGCCCCAAGCACAAGATCTGATCACGGGTTTCATGTAAAACTCTTTATCATTGATCATTTACATCACCAACATGACAAAAAGCAAATGCCAAAAGAAAGGTGTCTACCTAGAAGAGTTACACACAGAACCCATCATTTGTGATGTGGAAGTTGAGGTAAGGCCCTGAGAAGCATCGAGGTGATGGAGTGCAGTGCAGTGGCTGCTATTCTACTCTTTATTTGTCCTCGCCGTGGTATAAGTCGCCTTCCTCCTGACCTCCTATTCACTGAAGCAGTGGCAAGAAAAGCAGTAAATATCTTGCTCATGGTGAGAAATGCTGGCAAGCAGCGCTGCAGGCTTTCAGACTTTGGTGGTTTTTGGGACTCTCTGTATGCTGTCATCTTCAGTTTCAAGCTATATATAGGGATCATACAGTACAACCAGGATCTTTTAAAATATCTGCAAGGCTGGATACTGGTGGTGAGACATGCCAGCAAAATTTCTCCTATTTCTAATTCAATTTGGCTCTGATTCCATACAGAAGGATAACTCTGATCTGTTGTGGCTTCTTCCATTAGTTCAAATATGACAGATGACATTCATGTGTTCATAATTCAGAAAGGTTGGGTCTGCTTGTATTCTGTTGGCAACTCCTGGTTTTATTCATGGATCAGTCGAAGCTGGACTTCGAAAGTGATTAGGTTTGCCTCTGTCTGCAACTACTGCCACTAACAGGAGGCTATGGATACCCATGGAACAAGGTTTTCTAGAGCAGAACATATGATATTTTATTCTTGCAATGAGGCTTCCAGTTTCTGTAGCTCCTTGAGATCATAAAGAAGTAGATTTCTGTCTCCCTAccttaaattaataattaattataaagccTTGACTTCTGCAAGCCTATGGCTTTAAAGAAATATGAACAAGATGGAGAGGCTGTAATGGATGGAACTCTCTTCTGAGGATCTTCCAACATGTCACATGCAAATGAACTCGAACTCTGCTGAGAAACAAAGAAGTAAAGAATGATTGATATTATGCTTCAAAACAACAGGCAGTTGAAAGTTTCAAGCCCAATGGTGCATGCACAGAGGTCTATCCACTCTCATTTCTTAATCTGTTTTTTTGTGTGCATGAAGTGTATTAGTAGATTTAATTATCTATTGGAACTTATTCCCATGATGTTATATGCCCATGATGTATTAGTAGATTTAGTTATATGCCCACTCTTTTGTCTTACACATAAGAAGAAGTCACTGGTAGGTAACATGACAAACATAAACCAAATGCAGTATCATTTCTTAAGTGTTTGCAAGCTAACAGCCAGCACTAGATGCTTATCTGGGACTACTATAGTCAGTGCTGGGTGACATGACAAACATCTTTGTCTCGTGAATCAACATTAGCAATGGAATGGATTGATTTGAAGAAAATAAAGCCATGCTAAGAGTAGTACATTTGGGTACCTTCATGGCTGCTTCCTGTAAACATGAACCAAATCCACCATAATTGAAGACCATCTTGTTTGAGATCTCTAAACACAACAAATCAGATCATAATATAGAATATTTACACACAAGCGTTAAGAATAAGCAAATCTCACATGAGTGAATCCGAACAACCAATTTGTTAGCCTCTCATCAATCAAATTATGGAGTGTTTTGTCGAAGTTGACCCCAAACTGGAGACAAACCATTGTGTGATGCCTCCCAAACACACACAAACTTGCGCTTCTATGCTTTTATTCATCAGAGCCTTTTCTGATTACCTCAAATCTCTTCCTATTTTTATGAAAGCCTACATTATGATTGGAATGAGAAGCGACCATGAAGCATCTCGCTT of the Musa acuminata AAA Group cultivar baxijiao chromosome BXJ3-2, Cavendish_Baxijiao_AAA, whole genome shotgun sequence genome contains:
- the LOC135631116 gene encoding uncharacterized protein LOC135631116, which codes for MEKIRCGQVSAAMKKGKKKQAKGELDRLKQAEKKKRRLEKALATSAALRSELEQKKQKKIEEQKRLDEEGASIAEAVALHVLGGEDADESCHFMINNTSKHNHWEYSSNIDISMDYQSFTNYSIDGWGLGTNAYNPSWKWNSWGIGLPLPPQLFTEDVQSPHFHKASQGPDISAEILAAQAVSSLQIAEDPHAAQFVGQGAATITNKMLGGSSTSDKVNIYRKI